One genomic window of Leptospira paudalimensis includes the following:
- a CDS encoding PaaI family thioesterase: protein MKSVAKKNLSFASSPDNADGLQLKITFDEDTKTAFGDYTCPEKYQGLPDQIHPGIISTILDEIMVKINEAMNFETTTGELTIRFLQPAKVNEPLHLRGWFVKKNKKIIENRAEIENEIGKIVARGKGKYIEAED, encoded by the coding sequence ATGAAATCCGTTGCGAAAAAAAATCTCAGCTTTGCCTCCTCTCCGGACAATGCAGACGGGTTGCAGTTAAAAATCACATTCGATGAAGACACAAAAACTGCCTTCGGTGATTACACCTGCCCCGAAAAATACCAGGGTTTACCAGATCAAATCCATCCAGGGATTATCTCAACCATCCTTGATGAGATCATGGTCAAGATCAATGAAGCGATGAATTTCGAAACCACAACAGGGGAACTTACCATTCGTTTCCTACAACCTGCAAAGGTGAATGAACCTCTTCACTTACGTGGATGGTTTGTGAAAAAGAACAAAAAAATCATCGAAAACCGTGCTGAAATTGAAAATGAGATCGGCAAAATAGTGGCCCGCGGAAAAGGTAAATATATCGAAGCTGAAGACTGA
- a CDS encoding N-acetylmuramoyl-L-alanine amidase codes for MSLFSEPSFRIVIDPGHGGVAKDPKAQHGDKYDSVTQTFLETYKQGTEHGSITERKVVLDLAKEVHKVLKLTETEVGWKEFEGYLKLFSKKNEFTRVKLISHLTRESSFDDDASSDDPNAPYRLYDFPDPKSGIRKKGRLSKINELKPHLVLSLHLNPASKGQKGGMAAVLTPGYKTFSNLKKISEKQKSPNSFLKGPWSDWLIFQSGWSKLENATADTWIYLHGYWSKKNGKETDLSKFEGYRQNMISWKYADDPNWEKNIGKKGPYAKTHEEFLESGRFWEREMGKKEEWRREGGKEGFGGDNHYVTRELMRFVQYGLPIQLKEKDSPYPELGPIQKPYISTYSLPTYTNALCAFIEIGYVNRNRDIKYLTQNKKETAISLAVGIYSLFVGLDVKKNSNLPYNPKGKKVNWERYESYFEDVL; via the coding sequence ATTTCCTTATTTTCGGAACCAAGTTTTCGGATCGTGATTGATCCAGGACACGGTGGTGTTGCAAAAGATCCAAAAGCTCAACATGGAGATAAATATGACAGTGTCACTCAAACATTTTTAGAAACTTACAAACAAGGCACAGAACATGGAAGTATTACGGAAAGAAAAGTTGTCCTCGATTTAGCAAAAGAAGTTCATAAGGTTTTAAAATTAACTGAAACCGAAGTCGGTTGGAAAGAATTCGAAGGTTATCTCAAACTATTTTCCAAAAAAAATGAATTCACCCGCGTGAAACTCATAAGCCACCTAACAAGAGAATCCTCGTTTGACGATGATGCCTCTTCTGATGATCCAAATGCACCCTACCGGCTTTATGATTTTCCCGATCCCAAATCAGGAATCAGGAAAAAAGGTAGGTTGTCTAAAATCAATGAACTAAAACCACATTTGGTTTTATCCCTCCACTTAAACCCAGCCAGCAAAGGCCAAAAAGGAGGAATGGCAGCAGTCCTCACTCCTGGGTACAAAACCTTTTCTAATCTAAAAAAAATATCTGAAAAACAAAAATCCCCGAATTCCTTTTTGAAAGGACCATGGTCTGATTGGCTTATTTTCCAATCGGGATGGAGTAAATTGGAAAATGCCACAGCCGATACTTGGATTTACCTACATGGGTATTGGTCCAAAAAAAATGGAAAAGAAACAGACCTTTCTAAGTTTGAAGGTTACCGCCAAAACATGATTAGTTGGAAGTATGCTGATGATCCCAATTGGGAAAAAAATATTGGGAAAAAAGGTCCTTATGCCAAAACACATGAAGAGTTTTTAGAATCCGGACGCTTCTGGGAACGCGAAATGGGAAAAAAGGAAGAGTGGAGGAGGGAAGGTGGAAAAGAGGGATTTGGAGGTGACAACCATTATGTGACAAGAGAACTGATGAGGTTTGTCCAATACGGGCTTCCCATTCAGTTAAAAGAAAAAGATTCTCCTTATCCAGAACTTGGTCCCATCCAAAAACCATATATTTCTACATATAGTTTGCCAACTTATACAAATGCCCTTTGTGCTTTTATTGAAATCGGGTATGTGAACCGTAACCGTGATATCAAATACTTAACACAAAACAAAAAGGAAACTGCCATCTCGCTTGCAGTCGGCATCTATTCTTTGTTTGTTGGTCTTGATGTGAAAAAAAATTCAAACCTACCTTATAATCCCAAAGGAAAAAAAGTAAATTGGGAACGATATGAATCCTATTTTGAAGACGTATTATAA
- a CDS encoding O-methyltransferase has product MKPRPSIFIEGLEPFIDTDLVCKPSPVFSEMESYAKEKNIPIVTAATGGVLSHLVSFLKPKTILELGTGLGYSTLWMVYGSKSSKIITVDRHEEQAQLLEVYAEKMGIKDQMDVTRVTGSVLETLEEETIWIDTDFYFVDCDKITYPKIFQTLWPKAKKGASFVFDNVLWHGRVLHPDPKKPSDMAVMELWNEVKSQVSEYTLFPVGDGLLFFRK; this is encoded by the coding sequence ATGAAACCAAGACCTAGCATTTTCATCGAAGGTTTAGAACCTTTTATCGACACAGATCTTGTATGCAAACCTAGTCCAGTGTTTTCGGAAATGGAATCCTATGCCAAAGAAAAAAACATACCAATTGTGACCGCAGCAACGGGTGGGGTTTTGTCCCATTTGGTTTCCTTTCTCAAACCAAAAACGATTTTAGAATTAGGGACTGGCCTTGGTTACTCCACACTTTGGATGGTATATGGATCAAAATCTTCAAAGATCATCACGGTTGACCGTCATGAAGAACAAGCCCAATTATTGGAAGTGTATGCTGAAAAGATGGGTATCAAAGACCAAATGGATGTTACTCGGGTGACAGGTTCTGTTTTGGAAACTTTGGAAGAGGAAACGATTTGGATCGATACGGATTTTTATTTTGTGGACTGTGATAAAATCACCTACCCAAAGATCTTCCAAACCCTTTGGCCGAAGGCAAAAAAGGGTGCCAGTTTTGTTTTTGATAATGTTCTCTGGCATGGGCGAGTTTTGCATCCAGATCCCAAAAAACCATCCGATATGGCAGTGATGGAACTTTGGAATGAGGTGAAATCCCAAGTTTCGGAGTATACCTTGTTCCCCGTCGGAGACGGTTTACTCTTTTTTCGGAAGTAG
- a CDS encoding MBL fold metallo-hydrolase: MLTASFEYKGIKFEGISEGGIRTSIICPSLDFMFDFGYINPDKIHIGKILLTHAHLDHSCGIPYYVSQRSLRKLPIPKIYVPKALEPKLSQILKLYSEIEEFDYECELYGLNFGDRVDLKPGYFFKPLESFHRVPSQGYTVYETKRKLKKEFLSLHSDEIRKSKENGNDPTEEISIPLVSFSGDSKIEYVLANEDVRKSKILFMECTYYCEKRDVSRAREWGHTHFDEIVEHASSFENEAIVLIHPSKRYSYRELNDLLRKKVPAILKDRISLFLPPKS, from the coding sequence ATGTTAACAGCAAGTTTTGAATACAAAGGAATTAAATTTGAAGGGATCTCCGAAGGTGGGATCCGCACTTCCATCATTTGTCCATCTCTTGACTTTATGTTTGATTTTGGATACATCAATCCTGATAAAATTCATATTGGTAAAATCCTTCTTACACATGCACATTTAGACCATTCTTGTGGAATCCCATATTATGTTTCGCAAAGAAGCCTTCGAAAACTGCCAATACCGAAAATTTATGTACCCAAGGCACTTGAACCAAAACTTTCTCAAATCTTAAAACTTTATTCCGAAATTGAAGAATTTGATTATGAATGTGAACTTTATGGTCTGAATTTTGGGGACAGAGTGGATTTAAAACCTGGATATTTTTTTAAACCATTAGAAAGTTTTCATAGAGTTCCATCTCAAGGTTATACTGTATACGAAACCAAACGAAAGTTAAAGAAAGAATTTTTATCCCTTCATTCAGATGAAATTCGGAAATCAAAAGAAAACGGCAATGATCCTACAGAAGAAATTTCAATCCCACTTGTATCCTTTTCAGGGGATTCCAAAATTGAATATGTGTTGGCCAACGAAGATGTCAGGAAAAGTAAAATCCTCTTTATGGAATGTACCTATTATTGTGAGAAACGAGATGTGAGTCGAGCTAGGGAGTGGGGCCATACCCATTTTGATGAAATAGTCGAACATGCTTCCTCCTTTGAAAATGAAGCAATTGTCCTCATCCATCCCTCTAAACGTTACAGTTATCGTGAGTTAAACGATCTATTGAGAAAAAAAGTCCCGGCCATTTTAAAGGATCGAATCTCTTTATTTTTACCTCCTAAATCATGA
- a CDS encoding M16 family metallopeptidase has translation MKRILILLIVCLSPLFAREMGEFVKDIQIKPLQFDVPGISSSTNPSGVEVFSLKNSEFPIVYADIFIYHGKKHLGSRPVEIARILEDTWELSGSKTYPKEKFLETLEFYGASFSVSVDYEKTIVSLSYLKKTESIVLPVIQSFFQNPNLDETLLKVTKGKLTEEINRRNDNPSALGSRKAKEALFRGTIAGTSMKKENINAVSLDELLTFQSQILAESKRRLLITGDFDLKSWDGFFSNLPKTIQPKEEMITPSILSANVTKEGKEIRLVTKDVNQTFISMMGVLPEHNHPDFYAIQVLNYIIGGGGFNSYYMREIRNNRGLAYSAGSNTDFQENYGTIQFYAMTKSESAKDVLSLMQELIQPKLINSLTEDELLRAKNAIINQFVFQFEDDKRTLSSEVRRRDHKMPEGYLQNFRKEIENVTLADLKRVGKLYFQSDKMITTIVGPKSLMSFWKGSVTLIQPED, from the coding sequence ATGAAACGAATCTTAATCTTACTGATTGTTTGTCTCTCTCCCTTGTTCGCACGAGAAATGGGAGAATTTGTAAAAGATATCCAGATCAAACCTTTACAATTCGATGTTCCAGGAATTTCTTCTTCCACAAATCCTTCTGGAGTAGAAGTATTTTCATTAAAGAATTCTGAGTTCCCTATTGTGTATGCGGATATTTTCATCTACCATGGAAAAAAACATTTAGGATCTCGCCCTGTCGAAATTGCGAGAATCTTGGAAGATACTTGGGAATTGTCTGGTTCCAAAACATATCCAAAAGAAAAATTTTTAGAAACCTTGGAATTTTACGGGGCGTCTTTTTCCGTTTCAGTGGATTACGAAAAAACAATCGTTAGCCTTTCCTATTTAAAGAAAACTGAGTCGATTGTATTACCAGTGATCCAATCATTTTTCCAAAATCCGAATTTGGATGAAACATTATTAAAGGTTACGAAAGGGAAGTTAACGGAAGAAATCAATCGAAGGAATGATAACCCTTCGGCATTAGGGAGTCGGAAAGCGAAAGAAGCATTGTTTCGCGGAACCATTGCTGGCACTTCCATGAAAAAAGAAAATATAAATGCAGTGAGTTTGGACGAACTACTCACTTTCCAATCGCAGATCCTTGCTGAATCAAAAAGAAGGTTACTCATCACAGGTGATTTTGATCTAAAATCTTGGGATGGATTTTTTTCGAATCTACCAAAGACGATCCAACCGAAAGAAGAAATGATCACACCTTCTATTTTAAGTGCGAATGTAACAAAAGAAGGGAAAGAAATTCGTTTGGTAACAAAAGACGTGAACCAAACGTTCATTTCCATGATGGGAGTTTTACCAGAACACAACCATCCTGATTTTTATGCGATCCAAGTATTGAATTATATCATAGGTGGTGGTGGGTTTAACTCATATTATATGAGAGAAATTCGAAACAACCGAGGGCTCGCTTATTCCGCAGGTAGTAATACTGATTTTCAGGAAAATTATGGAACCATCCAATTTTACGCCATGACAAAGTCTGAATCAGCAAAAGATGTTTTATCCCTAATGCAAGAACTCATCCAACCAAAACTGATCAATTCACTCACAGAAGATGAATTGTTACGTGCAAAGAATGCAATCATCAATCAGTTTGTCTTCCAATTCGAAGATGATAAACGAACTCTATCAAGTGAAGTGAGAAGGCGTGATCACAAAATGCCAGAAGGTTACTTACAAAACTTTCGTAAAGAAATAGAAAATGTAACTCTTGCTGATTTAAAACGAGTTGGTAAACTTTATTTCCAATCTGATAAGATGATCACAACCATAGTTGGTCCCAAATCGCTGATGAGTTTTTGGAAAGGTTCTGTTACTCTCATCCAACCAGAAGATTGA
- a CDS encoding M16 family metallopeptidase, giving the protein MMSKLRIFFLCFLLQFLPLFSEDSFFGTSETQFREKIKTIQLENGLTVVMMKRGTSPTVALYIKFLVGAVDETPEEAGTAHLLEHMLFKGTKSVGTTDFEKEEKYQKQIEVWGTELDNLKLQKRDLLTRGEIVPTSLESEIETLNRRLKNLIQLQDEFIVKNEDSYIYEQNGEVGFNAYTSQDVTNYQIQLPNNRIEIWAKIESDRLKNPILREYYTERDVVIEERRMRTDDSGAGVLREKFFSLAFESHPYRKPVIGYSTGLPFLKIDDTKEFFKKHYTPDRMVISIVGQFDMEETESIIRKYFSDLKPGKPRPNNKVEEKSFPGEKRFKVYHPSGSQMMMGWLKPPYPHKDNSSFDVLSTILTSGTGSRLYKRLVLEEKLVLSIGAANGYPGERYQNYFVFFIKPNEGANIEKIESIIWEEVNRIKENGIPKEELDKVKNQMVSDFIKTLDENGTIADLLSYYQLLYGDWSGLFKQYQTIMNASSSEIQSLIPKYLTKENVVIGVLEDVRKK; this is encoded by the coding sequence ATGATGTCGAAATTACGAATCTTTTTCCTTTGTTTCCTTCTACAATTTTTACCTCTTTTTTCAGAGGATTCTTTTTTTGGAACTTCCGAGACCCAATTCCGTGAAAAAATCAAAACCATCCAATTAGAAAATGGACTGACGGTTGTGATGATGAAACGAGGAACCTCGCCGACAGTTGCACTTTATATCAAATTTTTGGTGGGTGCTGTGGATGAAACACCAGAGGAAGCAGGGACCGCGCACTTATTGGAACATATGCTTTTCAAAGGAACAAAGTCAGTTGGCACAACTGACTTTGAAAAGGAAGAAAAATACCAAAAACAAATCGAAGTTTGGGGAACGGAACTCGACAATTTAAAATTACAAAAAAGGGATTTGTTAACAAGAGGGGAGATAGTTCCCACTTCTTTGGAATCTGAAATCGAAACTTTAAACCGAAGGTTAAAAAATCTCATCCAATTACAAGATGAGTTTATCGTCAAAAATGAAGATTCCTATATTTATGAACAAAATGGAGAAGTAGGATTTAATGCCTACACTTCACAAGATGTTACCAATTACCAAATCCAACTTCCAAACAACCGCATCGAAATTTGGGCAAAAATTGAATCGGACCGTTTAAAAAATCCCATTTTACGTGAATACTATACAGAACGTGATGTTGTCATTGAAGAAAGAAGGATGAGAACTGATGATAGTGGAGCAGGTGTTTTGCGAGAAAAGTTTTTTTCTTTAGCATTTGAAAGCCATCCCTACCGAAAACCTGTCATTGGTTATTCTACTGGACTTCCATTCCTAAAAATTGATGATACTAAGGAATTTTTTAAAAAACATTATACGCCAGATAGAATGGTGATTTCCATTGTGGGTCAATTTGACATGGAAGAAACGGAATCAATCATCCGAAAATATTTTTCCGATCTAAAACCTGGTAAACCAAGACCCAATAACAAAGTAGAGGAAAAATCATTTCCTGGCGAAAAACGTTTTAAGGTGTACCATCCATCTGGTAGTCAAATGATGATGGGTTGGTTAAAACCACCTTATCCTCACAAAGATAATTCCAGTTTTGATGTTCTTTCTACAATCTTAACTTCTGGAACTGGATCACGACTTTATAAACGTTTGGTTTTGGAAGAAAAATTAGTACTTAGCATTGGTGCTGCCAATGGTTACCCAGGTGAACGGTACCAAAATTATTTTGTATTTTTCATTAAACCAAATGAAGGGGCAAACATTGAAAAAATTGAGTCCATCATTTGGGAAGAAGTGAACCGCATTAAAGAAAATGGAATTCCAAAAGAGGAATTAGATAAAGTCAAAAACCAAATGGTATCGGATTTTATCAAAACTTTGGATGAAAATGGAACCATAGCGGACTTACTTAGTTATTATCAGTTGTTATATGGAGATTGGTCAGGTTTGTTCAAACAATACCAAACCATTATGAATGCATCTAGTAGTGAAATCCAATCATTGATTCCCAAATACCTCACGAAAGAAAATGTTGTCATCGGTGTATTAGAGGATGTAAGGAAAAAATAA
- a CDS encoding lipoprotein: protein MNKHLTIALLSISISFLFFQCKSKEVKETNEPKETIETKPEESPLVIEFTKAKEGFISESLFQVAVSSVLPTEKEREEEAKSIAEQKSLNLLKTYTIPNLSDKGKKELREISKEGKIVNKNVSIGGRYFFLYQIQKPNLKRLVTKDLE, encoded by the coding sequence ATGAACAAACACCTAACAATTGCATTGCTATCAATTTCGATTTCTTTTCTTTTTTTTCAATGCAAATCCAAAGAAGTAAAAGAAACAAATGAACCCAAAGAAACGATAGAAACCAAACCAGAAGAGTCACCACTCGTCATTGAATTTACTAAAGCAAAAGAAGGATTTATATCAGAAAGTTTATTCCAAGTAGCTGTTTCGAGTGTTCTCCCAACAGAAAAAGAAAGGGAAGAAGAAGCTAAGTCAATTGCAGAACAAAAATCGCTCAACCTACTCAAAACATATACCATTCCCAACTTATCTGACAAAGGGAAAAAAGAACTGAGAGAAATCTCGAAAGAAGGAAAAATCGTCAACAAAAACGTTTCAATTGGTGGCAGGTACTTTTTCCTTTATCAAATCCAAAAACCAAACTTAAAACGCCTTGTGACAAAAGATTTAGAATAA
- the mpl17 gene encoding cell surface protein MPL17 — MNWKFVTSLFVSILVFGFVGCNESKEVQVGEPIESHPIEVSIKEKSVGKYELELYLPKDFGFQIEAPHRIFLSGSEGLKVTAAELKLTGPIHPKKPEYFEFVKPLTFQVEGKGKLLMEGKLFYCNFLKNICIPAKVTKTFSI, encoded by the coding sequence ATGAACTGGAAATTTGTAACGTCCTTGTTTGTTTCGATTTTAGTCTTTGGATTTGTTGGATGTAATGAGTCGAAGGAAGTCCAAGTTGGTGAACCAATTGAATCACATCCCATTGAGGTTTCCATTAAAGAAAAATCAGTAGGTAAATATGAATTGGAATTGTATTTACCAAAAGATTTTGGATTTCAAATAGAAGCTCCTCATCGAATATTTTTATCAGGTTCGGAAGGACTTAAAGTAACAGCGGCAGAATTAAAACTAACGGGACCTATACACCCAAAAAAACCAGAATACTTTGAATTTGTAAAACCCTTAACCTTCCAAGTGGAAGGAAAAGGGAAATTGTTAATGGAAGGAAAACTATTTTATTGTAACTTTCTTAAGAATATTTGTATTCCAGCAAAAGTTACAAAAACCTTTTCCATTTAA
- a CDS encoding DNA methyltransferase: MAGAGRLLKDSDKFIFGEFWTAKQRQGHPIHHTVSYRASFKPELPSFFMKEFLKKKNRVVYDPFGGRGTTAIQANIEGHAAIHNDIHPLSIFLASARQYVPKLVDLEKKLNSLDLDKEVEEDPFDVNLLPFFHPKTLKEIKNLKKYMAIDVSVEMKFISLIALSRLHGHSTGFFSVYTFPQVSIPPEAQAKNNAKKGICPEYRPIKPRIYQKMKRDLALPIPPFYHEFSKNNLYSLNSANSVPNVGSESVDLIVTSPPFLDKVDYEGDNWLRHWFLDLEKSKDRKLSIFSNINDWNEFIRSTLKESARVLKKGAYMVMEVGEVKKGNSILYLDEDVVRMAEGTGLVWNKTYVHTQSFTKLSNCWQVSNNEKGTNSNRCVVLRKVL, from the coding sequence ATGGCAGGAGCAGGCAGATTACTTAAAGATTCGGATAAGTTTATTTTTGGTGAGTTTTGGACAGCAAAACAAAGACAAGGACATCCAATCCATCATACCGTTAGTTATAGAGCATCTTTTAAACCAGAGCTTCCTTCTTTTTTTATGAAGGAATTTCTAAAAAAGAAAAATAGAGTCGTATATGATCCGTTTGGTGGACGTGGGACAACCGCGATCCAAGCGAATATCGAAGGTCATGCAGCGATTCACAATGACATCCATCCACTTTCTATCTTTTTAGCAAGTGCGAGACAGTATGTTCCGAAACTAGTTGATTTGGAAAAAAAATTAAACTCATTAGATTTGGACAAAGAAGTGGAAGAAGATCCATTTGATGTCAATTTGTTACCTTTTTTCCATCCTAAAACCTTGAAAGAGATTAAAAATCTTAAAAAATACATGGCAATCGATGTTTCGGTGGAAATGAAGTTTATTTCCCTCATCGCATTGTCTAGGTTACATGGACATAGTACAGGATTTTTTTCCGTGTATACTTTCCCACAAGTCTCAATCCCGCCAGAAGCTCAGGCTAAAAACAATGCCAAAAAAGGGATTTGTCCAGAATACCGGCCGATCAAACCTAGAATTTACCAAAAGATGAAACGTGATTTGGCTTTACCCATTCCGCCTTTTTATCATGAATTTTCTAAGAACAATTTGTACTCTTTGAATTCGGCAAATTCTGTTCCCAATGTTGGATCAGAATCTGTGGATTTGATTGTTACCTCTCCACCATTTTTAGATAAAGTTGACTATGAAGGGGATAATTGGTTACGCCACTGGTTTTTAGACTTAGAAAAATCAAAAGACCGTAAACTCAGTATTTTTAGTAATATCAATGATTGGAATGAATTTATACGATCTACACTGAAAGAATCGGCACGTGTATTGAAAAAAGGTGCTTATATGGTGATGGAAGTGGGGGAAGTAAAAAAAGGGAATTCGATACTGTACCTAGATGAAGATGTGGTTCGAATGGCGGAAGGAACTGGTCTTGTTTGGAACAAAACCTATGTCCATACCCAAAGTTTTACGAAATTGTCCAATTGTTGGCAAGTTTCCAATAATGAAAAGGGAACAAATTCGAACCGTTGTGTCGTTCTAAGGAAAGTATTATAA
- a CDS encoding RluA family pseudouridine synthase, whose translation MTSYQSVIRPPYVGKTVISYLAQKFPYHSKEEWEFLIAENRIKVQGDIVTANKQLLNGDVLEYQPIPGRILEPEVDENYSILKETDEFLFVEKPGNLPMHPAGRYRTKTLLSFLETKYPKIIPVHRLDRETSGIVIFAKSEESRMWLQKKFENREVYKEYFAIVSGNLLTEQKLDGYIGKDIHSAIRKKMIYSPDEFFGSKTSQTHFFPILYNKDRDMSLVLVRPITGRIHQIRASLLYLGYPILGDKMYGKRETIFLDFVNFGMTEALKEELVFERQMLYAYSIRFVDERTNQVIHVHSNPIAEMDIYFPDWKNYVP comes from the coding sequence ATGACTTCGTATCAGTCTGTCATTCGTCCTCCCTATGTTGGGAAAACGGTGATCTCCTATCTCGCACAAAAATTCCCTTACCACAGTAAAGAAGAATGGGAATTTTTAATCGCAGAAAATCGTATTAAAGTGCAAGGTGATATTGTAACTGCCAACAAGCAATTGTTAAATGGTGATGTCTTGGAATACCAACCAATTCCAGGAAGGATTCTTGAACCAGAAGTGGATGAAAATTATTCCATTTTGAAAGAAACAGATGAGTTTCTCTTTGTGGAAAAACCTGGCAATCTTCCGATGCACCCAGCCGGTCGTTATCGGACCAAAACTTTACTCAGTTTTTTAGAAACCAAATACCCTAAAATCATCCCTGTCCACCGTCTCGACCGCGAGACATCCGGGATTGTCATTTTTGCAAAATCAGAAGAGAGTAGGATGTGGCTCCAGAAAAAATTTGAAAATAGGGAAGTATATAAAGAATACTTTGCAATCGTTTCGGGAAATCTATTAACGGAACAAAAGTTAGATGGCTATATTGGAAAAGACATTCATTCTGCTATTCGAAAAAAAATGATTTATTCACCTGATGAATTTTTTGGTTCAAAAACATCTCAAACTCATTTTTTTCCCATTTTATATAACAAAGACAGGGACATGAGTTTGGTCCTTGTGAGACCCATTACAGGAAGGATCCACCAAATCCGTGCTAGTCTATTGTATTTGGGGTATCCTATCTTGGGGGATAAGATGTATGGAAAAAGGGAAACTATTTTTTTAGATTTTGTTAATTTTGGTATGACCGAAGCCTTAAAAGAAGAGTTGGTTTTTGAAAGGCAAATGTTATATGCATATAGCATTCGTTTTGTGGATGAAAGAACTAACCAAGTTATACATGTTCATTCAAATCCAATCGCAGAAATGGATATTTACTTCCCAGATTGGAAAAACTATGTCCCATAG
- a CDS encoding PilZ domain-containing protein, translated as MDKEIKDPEGILKVITALFGKLPAYIVNSEKEFPVKIIALKNKALIINTNLKFPTRERVLTVVHNGSKFLAHFNLAGGDGNGIEILTPVKIQITTASRQGTRVEVSQIQTGMVVTNIINVNDVSKAIGFDDKKVDAILLAYRTKLAKAFPLSSIFFAGRMDNRLRLMHHYDKDIFIVDRKEKSTASPAFFPFDEYLRIFENSKIPDNYTSEICVPIKYKGYVHLGYVQVLSEKPLDSEVYKQIQTFANAVSRDIINTGVFQESRDVCQVMDLSMGGISFIHAPSRSFSRSVTLNGTILFDLNLEAGKKVTIRGIIKNIRNQETNFRVGCQFYNLTEKDTEILEDFLNVGKEEVPNPEEQGTQENPNSDGSEREQIEENLDSTSTTSEGESSQTVLEEGSEGDPFANHMDDNFTENPEDPT; from the coding sequence ATGGATAAAGAAATCAAAGACCCTGAAGGTATTTTGAAGGTAATTACTGCTTTATTTGGAAAATTGCCAGCTTATATCGTAAACTCAGAAAAAGAATTTCCAGTCAAAATCATTGCACTCAAAAACAAAGCACTCATCATCAACACCAATCTAAAGTTCCCAACGCGGGAACGTGTTCTTACTGTTGTACATAATGGAAGCAAATTTTTAGCACATTTTAACCTAGCAGGTGGAGATGGTAATGGTATCGAAATCCTAACGCCTGTTAAGATTCAAATCACTACTGCTTCTAGACAAGGAACAAGGGTCGAGGTAAGCCAAATCCAAACTGGCATGGTTGTGACCAACATAATCAATGTTAACGATGTATCCAAAGCCATTGGTTTTGATGATAAAAAAGTCGATGCCATTTTACTTGCATACCGAACGAAACTGGCAAAAGCTTTCCCACTATCTTCCATTTTTTTTGCAGGAAGGATGGATAACCGTCTTCGTTTGATGCACCATTATGACAAAGATATCTTCATTGTAGACCGAAAAGAAAAATCAACAGCATCACCCGCTTTTTTCCCTTTTGATGAATACCTACGGATTTTCGAAAATTCCAAGATCCCTGATAATTATACTTCTGAGATTTGTGTTCCCATTAAATACAAAGGATATGTTCACCTAGGGTATGTTCAGGTTTTATCGGAAAAACCACTTGATTCTGAAGTGTACAAACAAATCCAAACTTTTGCAAATGCAGTGAGTCGAGATATCATTAACACCGGTGTGTTCCAAGAATCTAGAGATGTTTGCCAAGTGATGGACTTAAGTATGGGAGGGATTAGTTTTATCCATGCGCCTTCCCGTTCTTTTTCTAGGTCTGTAACGTTAAATGGCACCATCCTTTTTGATTTGAACTTGGAAGCTGGTAAAAAAGTAACCATTCGTGGTATCATTAAAAACATCAGAAACCAGGAAACAAACTTTCGGGTAGGATGCCAGTTCTACAACCTAACAGAAAAAGATACAGAGATTCTCGAAGATTTTTTGAATGTTGGAAAAGAAGAAGTTCCGAATCCTGAAGAACAAGGAACACAAGAAAATCCAAATTCTGATGGAAGCGAAAGGGAACAAATTGAAGAGAATTTAGATTCCACTTCAACTACTTCTGAAGGTGAAAGTTCACAAACAGTATTGGAAGAAGGATCAGAAGGAGATCCATTTGCCAACCATATGGATGACAACTTTACAGAGAATCCAGAAGATCCCACATAA